Proteins encoded within one genomic window of Gloeobacter kilaueensis JS1:
- the mrdA gene encoding penicillin-binding protein 2: protein MQLQQDRRDKRTSGEGNRGMVLLGVALLLLAGVGSRLGYLQLVRGSYHRELAENNRIRLIPIRPPRGRILDRYGRVLATNRLSYSVFLEPMQLRARQWPEVLGRLSGFIAVPADRMAQKLRIAGYNSPYPVRVLQNVEPKLVTVLREHIQQLPGIRVDVEWMRTYPNGPIASHLLGYTGEISEQQLAERKEQGYRLGDIVGKAGVERLLEEQLHGEWGGEPVEVDGAGQVVRVLGERPPKAGADVRLSIDLSLQKAAESALHSLQKRGAVVALDPRTGQVLAMASSPSYDANILSGRIATADWKRLQTPERPLLNRALRPYPTASTFKIIMTAAALESGKFNPASTLQTFGGLRIGSRVFREHDGGGFGRLGFVGALAISSDTFFYQVGLRIGPEQIGHWARNFGFGTRTGLGLPSESNGIVPTPEWKMQRFGQRWYPGDTANTSIGQGMVLSTPLQNAIMVSAIANGGYRVQPHLQLDSRPGLSPVGLAPATLNTIRLGLIEVVRGGTARRSLGNIGIPNAGKTGSAEHGLRKARQTHAVFVGYAPILQPQIAVSVFLENGGHGGSDAAPIAKKIYKAYFSHGTKKSASTSTKHVE from the coding sequence GTGCAACTGCAGCAGGACCGCCGCGACAAGCGCACCAGTGGCGAGGGCAACCGGGGCATGGTCTTACTCGGCGTGGCGCTGCTCCTTTTAGCGGGGGTCGGCTCGCGCCTGGGCTACCTGCAACTGGTGCGCGGCAGCTACCACCGCGAACTGGCCGAGAACAACCGCATCCGGCTCATCCCGATCCGGCCCCCCCGTGGCCGGATCCTCGATCGCTATGGCCGGGTGCTGGCGACCAACCGCCTCTCCTACTCGGTCTTTCTTGAGCCGATGCAACTGAGAGCCCGGCAATGGCCCGAGGTGCTGGGACGGCTGAGCGGCTTTATCGCCGTTCCGGCGGACAGGATGGCCCAAAAACTGCGGATTGCCGGTTACAACTCGCCCTACCCGGTGCGCGTGCTGCAGAACGTCGAACCGAAGCTGGTGACCGTCCTGCGCGAGCATATTCAACAGTTGCCGGGGATCAGAGTCGATGTCGAGTGGATGCGCACCTATCCCAACGGCCCGATCGCAAGCCACCTGCTGGGCTACACCGGCGAAATCTCGGAGCAGCAGCTGGCCGAGCGCAAGGAGCAGGGCTATCGTCTGGGCGATATCGTCGGCAAGGCCGGTGTGGAGCGGCTGCTCGAAGAACAGCTGCACGGCGAGTGGGGCGGCGAGCCGGTGGAGGTCGATGGGGCCGGTCAGGTGGTGCGCGTGCTCGGAGAACGGCCCCCCAAAGCCGGTGCCGACGTGCGCCTCTCCATCGATCTGAGCCTGCAGAAGGCCGCCGAGTCCGCCCTCCATAGCCTCCAAAAGCGCGGCGCGGTCGTGGCCCTCGACCCGCGCACGGGCCAGGTGCTGGCGATGGCCTCCAGCCCCAGCTACGACGCCAATATTCTCTCAGGCCGGATTGCGACGGCGGACTGGAAGCGGCTGCAGACGCCGGAGCGGCCCCTACTCAACCGCGCCCTCAGACCCTATCCCACCGCCAGCACCTTCAAGATCATCATGACCGCCGCCGCCCTCGAAAGCGGCAAATTTAACCCCGCATCGACCCTGCAGACCTTTGGCGGCCTGCGCATCGGCAGCCGCGTCTTTCGCGAGCACGACGGCGGCGGCTTTGGCCGCCTGGGCTTTGTCGGCGCGCTGGCGATCAGCTCCGATACGTTCTTCTATCAGGTGGGCCTGCGCATCGGTCCCGAGCAAATCGGCCACTGGGCCCGAAATTTTGGCTTCGGCACCCGCACCGGCCTGGGTCTACCCAGCGAATCGAACGGCATCGTGCCCACCCCTGAATGGAAGATGCAGCGCTTCGGCCAGCGCTGGTATCCCGGCGACACCGCCAACACTTCGATTGGCCAGGGCATGGTGCTCTCCACGCCCCTCCAGAACGCGATCATGGTGAGCGCCATCGCCAACGGCGGCTACCGCGTCCAGCCGCACCTGCAGCTTGACAGCCGCCCCGGACTGTCGCCGGTGGGCCTCGCACCGGCGACGCTCAACACGATTCGCCTCGGACTCATCGAAGTCGTGCGCGGCGGCACCGCCCGGCGCTCCCTGGGCAATATCGGCATCCCCAACGCCGGTAAGACCGGTTCCGCCGAACACGGCCTGCGCAAGGCCCGCCAGACCCACGCCGTCTTCGTCGGCTACGCCCCCATCCTCCAGCCCCAGATCGCCGTGTCGGTTTTTCTTGAGAACGGCGGCCACGGCGGCTCCGATGCCGCCCCGATTGCAAAGAAAATTTACAAGGCTTACTTCAGTCATGGCACTAAAAAAAGTGCTTCAACCTCTACAAAGCATGTAGAATGA
- a CDS encoding cell envelope integrity protein TolA has protein sequence MFFSHRLSGLLRVQSSLLVLWAGLVCAPGPLSAQADALSGPSRSEIDAYIQRVKGRIISSFSGFATARQRGIIRLQLTPQGQLKGAALDQSFGDPECDRSLLAHIRQLAPFEPLPASFSAPDISLTLPYLPDAVIEHYLESVRPSVYARLSALGRMTRTGEVELKISGNGTVRVRTLASFGDPQLDRRAVESIKGLSPLPAIPGAADWETVSTTFSYGPAAPIPLQQPTILPTVRRK, from the coding sequence GTGTTTTTTTCGCACCGGCTGTCGGGGCTATTGCGCGTCCAGTCGAGTCTGCTGGTTTTGTGGGCGGGATTGGTCTGTGCCCCTGGGCCTCTCTCCGCCCAGGCGGACGCTCTGAGCGGCCCATCCCGTTCTGAGATCGACGCCTACATCCAGCGGGTAAAGGGGCGGATTATCAGCAGTTTTTCGGGCTTTGCCACCGCCAGACAGCGCGGCATCATCCGCCTGCAGCTCACCCCGCAGGGCCAGCTCAAAGGGGCGGCTCTCGATCAAAGTTTTGGCGACCCCGAGTGCGACCGATCGCTCCTGGCTCACATCCGGCAGCTGGCCCCCTTCGAGCCCCTGCCCGCCTCCTTCAGCGCTCCGGATATCAGCCTCACCCTGCCGTATCTTCCCGACGCGGTGATCGAGCACTATCTAGAAAGCGTCCGTCCCAGCGTCTATGCCCGGCTTTCGGCGTTAGGCCGGATGACCCGCACGGGCGAAGTCGAACTCAAAATCAGCGGCAACGGTACCGTCCGCGTCCGTACCCTGGCTAGCTTCGGCGATCCCCAGCTCGATCGGCGGGCAGTCGAGTCGATCAAAGGTCTCTCGCCCTTACCGGCGATTCCCGGTGCCGCCGATTGGGAAACGGTTTCTACCACGTTCTCCTACGGACCGGCTGCCCCGATTCCGTTGCAGCAGCCGACGATCTTGCCCACCGTCAGGCGCAAGTAG
- a CDS encoding bifunctional riboflavin kinase/FAD synthetase translates to MTVFRSVSEVARPCAVALGNFDGVHLGHQAVIQAVLGRPGVPTVLTFDPHPREYFSGRTGFLLAPERERSSQILALGIAQIVVLPFDERLASTEAHRFVEEVLVEGLRARFVSVGWNFRFGKDRLGNTEMLQSCARAYQFDIEILAERQIEGQRVSSSAIRTALASGDVERARLLLGRSYSLEGEIGRGDQRGRLLGFPTANLQVSERKFLPGDGVYLVRAHWGSQRRWGLFNLGVRPTFGGERRTLEVHVLDWQGDLYGQSMKITLEHYLRAEKKFASVGELIEQLHRDRDQAERLIARGI, encoded by the coding sequence GTGACAGTTTTTCGATCGGTATCGGAGGTGGCGCGGCCCTGCGCTGTCGCTCTGGGCAACTTCGACGGCGTTCACCTCGGGCACCAGGCGGTGATCCAGGCGGTGCTTGGCCGTCCGGGTGTCCCGACGGTGCTCACCTTCGATCCCCATCCACGGGAGTATTTTTCGGGCCGCACCGGCTTTTTGCTGGCTCCGGAGCGGGAGCGCAGCAGCCAGATTCTGGCCCTGGGGATCGCTCAGATCGTCGTGCTGCCCTTCGACGAGCGACTGGCGAGCACCGAGGCCCACCGCTTCGTCGAGGAAGTTCTGGTAGAGGGGTTGCGCGCCCGCTTCGTCTCGGTGGGCTGGAACTTTCGCTTTGGCAAGGACCGCCTCGGCAACACCGAGATGCTGCAATCCTGCGCCCGCGCATACCAGTTCGACATCGAGATCCTGGCGGAGCGCCAGATCGAAGGCCAGCGCGTCAGCAGCTCCGCCATCCGCACCGCACTGGCGTCGGGCGATGTCGAGCGGGCGCGGCTATTGTTGGGCCGCTCCTACAGTCTTGAAGGTGAAATTGGCCGGGGCGATCAGCGCGGGCGGCTGCTCGGTTTTCCGACCGCCAACCTGCAGGTGAGCGAGCGCAAGTTTCTGCCGGGCGACGGCGTGTATCTGGTGCGCGCCCACTGGGGATCGCAGCGGCGCTGGGGACTTTTTAACCTCGGTGTGCGCCCGACTTTTGGCGGCGAGCGGCGCACCCTCGAAGTCCACGTCCTCGACTGGCAGGGCGATCTCTACGGCCAGTCGATGAAGATCACCCTCGAACATTACCTGCGGGCCGAGAAAAAATTTGCCTCGGTAGGAGAACTGATCGAGCAGTTGCACCGCGACCGCGACCAGGCGGAGCGACTGATCGCGAGGGGCATCTGA
- a CDS encoding HU family DNA-binding protein: MNKGELVDAVAKKAKLAKKDVDAVVGATFDVIVEAVARGDKVTLVGFGSFEPRKRSAREGRNPKTREKMQIAETTVPAFSAGKQFREAVAGSDKS; encoded by the coding sequence ATGAACAAAGGTGAACTGGTGGATGCTGTCGCCAAGAAGGCCAAGCTGGCCAAAAAAGACGTCGATGCCGTCGTCGGCGCGACCTTCGATGTGATCGTCGAGGCGGTGGCCAGAGGCGACAAGGTGACGCTGGTGGGCTTCGGTTCCTTCGAGCCGCGCAAGCGCTCCGCCCGCGAGGGCCGCAACCCCAAGACCCGCGAGAAGATGCAGATTGCCGAGACGACCGTGCCGGCTTTTTCTGCCGGTAAGCAGTTCCGTGAGGCCGTAGCGGGCTCCGACAAGTCCTAG